A stretch of DNA from Acanthochromis polyacanthus isolate Apoly-LR-REF ecotype Palm Island chromosome 21, KAUST_Apoly_ChrSc, whole genome shotgun sequence:
AAGcagataactcaaaaatgtcttctgtgcagcatgCAACAGTTAGAATAACATTTTGTCTCGTGATTGTTGGCCATCCCTGAGTCACtaatgttagagtggtgcagacgttttagtttttacagaatctggttcaagaaaacactttatttttggtgcatttgtcataaaaaattaagttattttattgaaaatctgATGTCTTTAAGCCTAGAATGGATAAATTTTCTGAGCAATTTAAGGAAAGTTGATAATCCAACAGTTCTTTATGTTTTGACAGTTTGCAGCTCTGACAAATGGTGTCGCTTTAACGATTTCTTTGAAAGCtaacatgtctttcaaacttGCCAGTGGGTTTTGAGGTTgaaaaggtttttttaaaaaaaaaaggaataattatctgtatttattgaaatattgtGATAAATTTCAACTGTATTACTCGTCTTCTTGTCACCTCTTAAGTCAGTTATTGACATTCCAAATTGCTTTACGGTTGTGCTCAGTAGAACAGAATGTCTTTGCTTTTATAGCATCTGCTTTAAacacattgtttgtttttataaaattttaaattagaTACAGTtatgctcataagtttacatactctggccaaatttgtgaaatattgtcctttattttttagcaaatatgtttgttaatggaaacctttttcttcttctatttagggctggtgttcagacaaagctatttattgtcttgcaattgtatttgctctgatcattcatgattttattaaagaatggagcacattttacaaattctgccatGGTATGTAAACTTCTGAGCACAACtgtatgtagaataaagtgattttgatgaagtaTCATGATTTTTAATCTTAGATTTGATTTCCTGACGGATCAGCACGTCACATATGTTTATCTGCCTGTGGAGAGTTGAAAAGAGAgttgattctttttgtttttatgatgacatgcctttcaaacctggtCGGTTTGGGGTTCGGATGGTTAATTTAGGACCATAATTATCATAATGAGCTTCAGTAATGCGTCAATTATGGAAGCCTTGACAGATTCAGAACAGCATTTAGAGTAAAAACTGAGCATTTTAGTTTCCAGCACTGTAGTAGCTGCTACCGGTGATGTTGCAGGAGATAACATGTGGCCAGCAGGGTTTATACTAGATACAAATCTAACAATACAGACTAAATCTAATATAAACTCTCTATTTTCCTTAAACTCTTCACTATATATGTTAAGTGAGATCTTCTGTTATCTGCTTCCACTGGCAATTACAAGAATACGAATACTACAAGTAACTAAACTACTGTATTATACAACATACTAGTCTGTTATCTGTGGTGGAAATCTGTCTGCAAATAACACAACTCTTAATTGATCTCCTGGTGTGTCATTCCAATTTtgcaaatgagaaaacacatcCCCTTTATACTTGTAAATTAGAACTCCACAAGCTCTCCCCTGCTTAGTCTGGCACAAACGTgttgtttctcttctttctcctgACTTCAAAAACCGGTTCAGAACCCAGAAACAGCCCAAGATGTTTTCCTTGAAAGATGAGAAAAGTGTTCAAGTGTGCTGACAGTTTGAAAGCTGAGTCAGTGCACATAATAGTTGTATTTCCAACACTAATCACATAATTTATAGAGGCTGACATGACcgtttagatcaggggtgtcaaactcagttcctggaggttcactttcctgcatgttttagatgtttccctcttccaacacacctgattcaaatgatcagcttatcattaagcctgataacgagcctgatcatttgaatcaggtgtgttggaagagggaaacatctaaaacatgcaggatagtggccctccaggaacggatcttgacacccctggtttagatcATCCAATCCTATCTACTGTTTTAGAAAAATAATCTAAACGACAAAAAGATAAGAAAATAGCATTTGTCCTGCAACATAATCCCATTTGAATGTTGTAGAAGGAAACTCAGACCTTTGCTCACGTAAATTATTAGAATCACACAATGCTGTCACTTTAAATAATCAATCTTATGTatttcatgtctgaaaagggctgtAAATGACCTCATCCTATCCAGTATGTTTCCTGTTTGAGCTCCATGTTGAGTCTTGTGTCTGCAGGGTCTGAGGAGGATCTGGACGAGGAGGGACTCGGTCGCAAAGCCGTCACCACTCAGGTACCTGCATCAGGAGTCTTTAAAATCGGCCCGGCTAGCTGCTTTTCTGGCTTTCTCTTCACGGTTTCCTCCTCTGGCTCTTGGTTTAGGAGAAGGAGTACGTCAGACAGGGCCGCGAGGCGATGTCAGTGGTCGAACAGATCCTCGCCCAGGAGGAAAACTGGAAATTTCGAAAAGAACAATGTAAGTACACGACACTTTATACATGCTGCCACTTGGACACCCCATCAGGAGGCGTCAGTTTTAAAGCCGCAGTGTTGAACCACAGCTGTGCGCTGTTATTtccttttaaatgtattttagatATGAAATTATGAAGCACAGAGAGCTTTCTGCAGCTCAGTCTCAACAAAATGCAAGTCTTAGTCATCGGTTGTGAAACTCAGGAAAATCAAAAACGTTATGACAGCATTTTATCATTTGAAGAGCATTGCAAAAGTGCGACTGGTTCTGTCTCAGACACTGCATGTTTTTGGTACCTGCAACATCTGAGTATCTGCTTCAAATCTCAGCTGCAGAAAAAGACCAACTCATTCCACCAATTTTTAAAGTCTCTGCACTGACTAGCTGTCTCTTTTAGAGCAGATTTTGGAACTTTAGCGGATTTGTTTTCTTCCTATGACCCCCTCAGGCCTTTCAGTAATGGACAAAAACCCACAGAGATGCAGCCTTTTGTTATTATATCCCTCTTCTCACATTGTTTTTATTGCCTTTTATTActattttctcctctctccctctggaATGACTGCAGGGTTGAAAACACTTTAGCTGGCACGACTAAACATCACTTAGAGTCCACTGTGCCCCATCGTAAAGGCTCAGATTTTGTTTTTCGCTCCTGTATGTCTAATATTTTATAGACTTCAGCTTATATCAGTACAGCTGTTTACACTGCCgcagcattttttgcatcataGATGTTTTTCTAGGGTTTGAAGTGAAAATCAAAGCGTTAAACTTTCTAATATATAGTTCATGCAGCTGACTTCCTGCCATATGCAATATGAGAGTTTGATAGCAGCTTGATAAATCTTAGACCGATAAAAACAGTATTGTtcttagggctggcccgaatagtggtttctggcctccgaatattcgggccctattaaagacgaatatccgaatatttgttccgccccgtaacgtccgacggggggcggggcttgtggTGGGTACgcccgaatatttggatccgttcgtctggtctcccgggtccacatttgcCTTCGTTtagtcttcagttaaactgaagaattcccaaacagcggaggtcttcagcatcttgtcttgtgtttatgcaacgaagtgaagcgagacgtcagagtcggcagccacctggccattctggtggtgtttacaaacatgaatggaggagccgaaggcaaagggaagagacgagctccgaatattttcgtctgcgGGGACgaatttgtttcttttggacGAATATTCGGacaccaaaattaatatccggataccgccgtagcgaacgaatatttgggatattcgggtccagccctaatgttttattttatcagtGTTTGTGTCGACTGACAAAGTATAAATTCCACCAGTTTCTCCACCAGAGAGCACTGAGAGACAAATTTTTACTCCGTGTGAATTTACCGTATATCTGATTCATGTCTTTGCTGCATATTTGATTAAATGTTTTGCATATAAACAACAGAGCAGATATTCATTGAAGTATTTACTAGACTAGCAGGTTTCTTAGCAACATGAAAACAGATCAAGTGAAACCCAGCACTCGGCATGCAACATTTTTCTCCTCAGGCGtggtttcagtttatttataggTCAGCGTTTAATGTCAGTGAAGTAAACATGAGCTGCTATGTTTATTCaccaaataaaagctgaaatattcTCCTTTTATTGTTTGACTGAAATGCTGTAAAAGTCTCCTGATCCTGACTGTTTTTGTCTGCTGACAGGACATGGGGGATTCTGTGTACACTCTGGAGATTCCCTACCACGGAAAGACTTTCATCTCAAGGTACAAAATTCCTCCGATTATTCAGTGTCTCAACCAAACGGATCGTGTTCCAGAAGTGACTCAAAGGTGTCATGTTTCGACTCATGAGACTGaattttgtcatgttgtttaAACGGGTTCTCTAATGGCTGATGTTTGTTTAGCCTCTCTGGAcagatttgttttcttgcttgtGCCACATTAAATCAACTGCTTAACACTCTGCTATAACTGAATTACATGAAGCATTCTTGCAGCTGCATGTATTTGAACGACCTCTAGAGGGAACAGTGGTGAAATAATGTGTGTTAAATGGAATCGGAAGGATTTCACACACTAAAGGCTGTTAGAGGAGGCTTGTTTTCTCCAGGATTGTAACTGCATCTTGTGGATTTAATGCTGTAGATGATAAACCAGGCCGACACAGCGGTCACAGATTAACTTTGTGTTGGTGACACACTTCTGCTGCGTTTATTGACGACTCTGACCTCGCCCTACAGACTTACTTAGGTCATTGCAAAAACCTatttcagtcttgtttttttttttcctgtctggaATGTGCTCTGCATTGGTCTTGCATTTTATGTGACATGTGTGTCCTGGTGGGAATGTCTGTCCTCATTGACCCTTTCCCAGTGCCAAATATTTGCTAAAATTGTTAGCATAATCCCTCAGTTTTATGAAGTTTAATTTGGTCGATGGGCTACAGAtaattgttaatttttttttttttaaccatatgaACCACAAAACCCATCGGCATGTTTAAGAGGCACGTTAACTTTTTAGTAACTGCAttaattacacaatttatcgGAGCTACAAACCGGAAAAACCGAGAAAACTTTTGGATGGCGCTTGAACTGCTCATCTAAGACCTGCTTTTTTCTGTCAGGAAAGTTAACAAAAtcatagctttttttttttataaacatgtttttctaaGTGTCTTATTTGTAAATCTaccaaaaatgtgctttttgtttatGAAATCCCTTTGATGccctttgatttgttttttttcatgggTGCTGTTCAAGGAACGTTGAATATCTTCCGGttctttctgtgtttacagtttgtggttctgataaatggtgtattcttttggttgatttgtttggttttttttgtctaatgaCTGAATACTGATTGTACTATAAGATATTGAGCCACAGTCATCATGGAGTGCATGGAAAGTCCTGAACtatatttatgtgtgtaaaCATTAGTCCAGCATGTCTTTGAACAATGGACAACTTGTTGAGATGTGGAAGTAAATTCAGTGTTACATGACAGGGAAGTTTCCAGCGGGACGGTAACCATACCGACACACAGATTTTCAAATGGCTATTACAGGTAAAAGCTTCCAGAGTCGTCACCTGAACACCAGAGAAAAAGCAGTTCTGGTAATCGTAGTATCGTCTCTGATAAACATGATGGGGAAATGGATCAAGGTGTTGTGTGCTAAACGCATATCTGGCACATGTCCTActtcttttctgcttttgcaGGTCATACTGGACTTTCCAGATAAGTTTACAGCCTTGTTTTGTggtcgttgttttttttttttcaggcctTAATGCAGTGTCCCGCTGAGCTCGTGTATCAGGAAGTGATTCTGCAGCCAGAGAAGATGGTTCAGTGGAACAAAACTGTTTCTGTCTGCCAGGTGACGAGACTTTCTGCCactttttgaacagttttctcAGTTCAGTTGCACTCTGCTAAATCCTGCCGTTGCTCTGTGGCCTCAGATCCTTCAGAGGATCGACGACAACACTCTGGTGTCCTATGATGTGTCCTCTGGTGCAGCAGGCGGAGTCGTGTCTGCGAGGTACCTCAGCAACTCCGTTCAATATGTGGCTTTCTCTCACTGTCATCTTTCCTCCTAGTCTTGTCTTTATCTCTTCTTTCTCAGGACTTCAGGTCTGAAATAAGGCAAATTGACTCCTGGATTGATTTTCTTCCTTTAGGGACTTTGTTAACGTTCGGCGAGTGGAGCGCAAACGAGACTGTTACCTGTCTGCTGGCATGGCAACCAACCATGACGCCAAGCCTCCGTGCGGCCGCTATGTCAGGTCAGGCCGTGCCTCCAGCTGGACCTCCTGTCACCGATCCAGTAAATTAGAGCATCATATCGATCTGATGAAGGGCAGTTGTGTTAGTTTAACTTCCTGTCTTTGCTTTTATTGCTGCTCTTAGGGAGAAAATGGGCCTGGAGGATTTGTGGTCCTCAAATCCAGCAGCAACCCATCCGTCTGCACCTTCATCTGGGTCCTCAATACAGACTTGAAGGTGAAAAAATACAGGCTGCAGTTGCTTTATATAGCATTCCTataaaaaattgttaaaatgtgAATGATCAGCATTTAGTAAACGGGTTGTTGCAGCTGCAAGTAGTGACAGAGTGCGTGGAATTTAGCTGGGAATAGAGCAAACGGAATCAAATATAATTCCAGGTTTAATGTGTGACCAGAAAGTTCAGTGgagtctgtttaaaaaaaaaaaaggcaaaaaaatgcaCCTGATTTACGTTTAGCTGCCATCTGTGAGGTGTTTAGGGGACATCGCTAAATTTAGAGTCTGTCGGTAAGCAAATGTTCAGCTAGTAACATGTTTCGCCTCTAAGCAGATAGGAGCGACAAACTGACAGTGTCTGTCACACCAGTGTGACTAttgaaaaagttagtctggagtaTCGATATCGGTGTCAATATCAGCGATACTAGCCCTGTGTTTACTTGGTATCAGATCGATACCAAATCTTGCCATATTGCACACCACTGTGATATGGAGGGACACATCTGCTGCCTGTCGGAGGGTTGAAGGGGACAAAAGGAATATCTAACACACAATTTGATACATGTATGGCAAGATAAATGAAGCATACAAAGGgcaaaacaacactgaaacagattcatagtttactgtcaTGGTGTAAGACTCTAGCATTAACTATACTgcatatacaccccctgtcaaaagttttaggacactgtctcattcagataaagtagaacctgtcctacaactcttgacagggggtgtatttcatcatatggatgtgatcagggcaggactctgatcatacatgtaaagtttcaggcagattggagcatgttcagggcatttacacttTAAATTTACATGggcacgccctttgactttgggaAAAAgatttaataactttggatcattaaggcctcctgtatgtactggctgaatttgaggtgaattggagttttcccctaggaggagttggctctggaaaaaaatgggtaaaatctgacattcaacgcaaaatagctcacttcctgttgggtttggaatgtggctgtcaatgacttttttgttcagcctgatgtgctgtatatgtgtaccaaatttggtagatacaccccctgtcaaaagttgtaggacaggttctactttatttgaatgagaaagtgtcctaaaacctttgacagggggtgtatagtTGGtcgtaaaattcaaacagtgtgtagatgagcaCATCAAGTATAGATAACAAGTATGAGCATAGTGACACAACAAAATGAGGCTTTTTGCATCATGTGAAACATGCATTTatattggttaaaaaaaaaagcagacaacGTTTAACACTGGTATGTTGTCTCATCAGGGCCGCCTGCCTCGCTACCTCATCCACCAGAGCCTGGCCGCCACCATGTTTGAATTCATGTCACATTTACGCCAACGTATCGCCGACCTGCGTCCCTCTCTGCGCtcccaccaccatcaccaccaccaccaccatgtcTAAAGAGATTTGAAACGGTGCCACGGCTGGTTGGGAAGTATCACTgctattttttaattgttttgtttttggatgCACGAAAACAGTCATGTGATGCCTCCTCAGCTGAAGGGAGTGTAACAGAGAAGACTGCACTCCTCGGAGCAGGAGACGTGACACATTTCAGACAAGGAGGAATCATAAAAGACTTTCTTCCTCCTTATCGTGAAACTATACTTTTTAGAAGTGTGATCACATGCATATGTTGGCGTTGGACCTGTAACTGGTTTGCATTGTTTCTCGCCACGCGGTGAGAACTTTATTGAAGACTTGGATGAAAAAGGAGACACTTCTGACTGCAGCATCTGTCTGaattgttacaaaaaaaaaacccatttgcACGTCTGAAGCAGCTGTTTCTCTGAGCCTTATCTCGCCACCACTGATctgctgctttttcatttacattATTATATATTAAGTTGCCTACACTTCACAGCCATATTTTAATTTGAATGGGTTAAAGCTATTTCCACACTGTTGATTCTTCTTTACTGCACTGTGATAGATGGAGGAGGTGCTCTGCTGTCTGAtcaccactagagggagacaccaCTGATCCTCACAGTGAATAAAGCTTCTGGTCTGAGGCCTTTTACTGCTCCTCGGTGCAAAAACCTACCATTTAACCAAGTATTACTGTGGGT
This window harbors:
- the stard3 gene encoding LOW QUALITY PROTEIN: stAR-related lipid transfer protein 3 (The sequence of the model RefSeq protein was modified relative to this genomic sequence to represent the inferred CDS: deleted 1 base in 1 codon), coding for MPGGEYGELGGSIPAIASLNASYSTSLSIPSPYMLVPPAERKVISDVRRTFCLFVTFDLLFISLLWIIELNISSSIWESLENEVVHYNFRSSFFDIFLLALFRFLCLQVGYAAFRLKHWWVIAVTTLVTSVFLVVKVTVSNLLSQNAFGYVLPITSFVVAWLETWFLDFKVLPQEADDERAYLAAVNAACERAPMIYPRAVSDGQFYSPPESIAGSEEDLDEEGLGRKAVTTQEKEYVRQGREAMSVVEQILAQEENWKFEKNNDMGDSVYTLEIPYHGKTFISRYKIPPIIQCLNQTDRVPEVTQRCHVSTHETEFCHVEIYSLVLWSLFFFFQALMQCPAELVYQEVILQPEKMVQWNKTVSVCQILQRIDDNTLVSYDVSSGAAGGVVSARDFVNVRRVERKRDCYLSAGMATNHDAKPPCGRYVRSENGPGGFVVLKSSSNPSVCTFIWVLNTDLKGRLPRYLIHQSLAATMFEFMSHLRQRIADLRPSLRSHHHHHHHHHV